A region of the Candidatus Omnitrophota bacterium genome:
AAGATGTGCCCGGACCTCGCGCGCTATGGCAATCCGAACCTTATAACAGATACCGCGATCGCGGCTATTCTGCTCGAAGGCGCTTTCTTCTCGGCTAAGTTCAACGCCTTTATCAATTTGAAGAACGTAAAGGACATGAAGTTCATAGAGATGGTCGCTGGAACGTTATCTCCGCTAGAAAATGAAGCCCCGAAATTGAAAGAAGATATACTGGAAATGTGCGAGGATGTAATTTCAAAATAAAGAGGATGAGATGGCGGCGAAACTTTTAGAAGGTAGGGTGATCGCTGAAGGGTTGAAACAGTCCGTTAAAAATGAAGTCGAGGCGCTCAAAACAAGACATGGAAGCTCGCCCAGGCTCGCGGCCCTGCAGATAGGCGAGAACGCGTCTTCGGCCGTATATGTAAAGGCGCAGAAGAAAGTAGCCGAGACTCTCGGCATTGAATATGAATTGAAGGTCATGCCGGACAACATTTCACAAGCCGAGGCGGAGAAAGCGGTTTTAGGCCTTAACAACGACAAAGACGTTACATCGTTGATATTGCAGCTTCCGGCCCCGAAAGGTATCGACGCCAAAAAACTTTCTGTAATGATATCGCCCAATAAAGACGCGGAGGGAATGCACCCTCAGAATCTCGGAAAAATATTGCTCGGGAATTATAAGATCGGGCCGTGCACGGCAATGGCCGTAATGGAGCTATTGGAATCTACAAAGGTTAACTTGTACGGGAAAGAGGCAGTCATAATTGGCCATTCGGAGATAGTGGGTAAGCCGCTCGCGCTTATGCTCCTCAATAAATTCGCCACGACTACAGTTTGCCATATCGCTACAGGAGAACGAGGGCTTCTGCCTGACCACGTGAAGCGCGCTGAAATATTGATAGTAGCTGTCGGGAAAGCCGGCATTGTAAAGGGCGATTGGGTAAAAGAAGGCGCAATTGTCATAGATGTGGGCATAAACCGCATCGGCGATAAGATAGTCGGCGACGTCGAGTTCGAGACCGCGTCGCAGAGAGCTTCGTATATTACGCCTGTTCCGGGAGGTGTGGGGCCGATCACGACGACTATATTGATGAGGAATACGGTCGAGTTGTTTAAAAAACAGGCGGATACGAAATGACGTTCTGCGAAAAGATAAAACAAGGGAAATTTGTCACGACGAGCGAGATAGGCCCGCCGAAGGGAGTCGACATAAAGGAGATGCTCGAAGACGCCGACCTCATCAAAGGCAGGGTCGATGCCATAAACGTCACAGACCTGCAGAGTTCAGTCATGCGTCTTGGGTCGCTGGCCGTCTGCCGGTTGCTGAAAGAACGGGGACATGAGCCGATACTTCAGGTGACATGCCGCGACAGGAACAGGCTTGCGCTTCAATCGGACATTTTGTCTGCTTACGTTCTCGGCATAGAGAATGTCCTAGCGCTGACCGGGGATTATCCGAGTCTCGGCGACCATCCTGAGGCGAAGCCTGTATTTGAT
Encoded here:
- a CDS encoding bifunctional 5,10-methylenetetrahydrofolate dehydrogenase/5,10-methenyltetrahydrofolate cyclohydrolase encodes the protein MAAKLLEGRVIAEGLKQSVKNEVEALKTRHGSSPRLAALQIGENASSAVYVKAQKKVAETLGIEYELKVMPDNISQAEAEKAVLGLNNDKDVTSLILQLPAPKGIDAKKLSVMISPNKDAEGMHPQNLGKILLGNYKIGPCTAMAVMELLESTKVNLYGKEAVIIGHSEIVGKPLALMLLNKFATTTVCHIATGERGLLPDHVKRAEILIVAVGKAGIVKGDWVKEGAIVIDVGINRIGDKIVGDVEFETASQRASYITPVPGGVGPITTTILMRNTVELFKKQADTK